The Prochlorococcus sp. MIT 1300 genome has a window encoding:
- the fabI gene encoding enoyl-ACP reductase FabI encodes MLLDLSGKKILVTGIANNRSIAWGIAQQLKAAGAELGITYLPDDKGRFESKVRDLTSPLQPSLFLPLNVQDNSQIEMVFSEISSKWGKLDGLVHCLAFAGKEELVGDYSATTSEGFKRALEISAYSLAPLCHHAKPLFTDGASIITLTYLGAERAIPNYNVMGVAKAALEASVRYLSAELGPEKQVRVNAISAGPIRTLASSAIGGILDMIHNVEEKAPLRRTVTQTEVGNTAAFLLSNLSSGISGQTIYVDAGYCINGM; translated from the coding sequence ATGCTTCTCGATCTAAGTGGCAAAAAGATACTCGTGACAGGTATCGCCAACAACCGTTCAATTGCATGGGGCATTGCCCAACAATTAAAAGCCGCGGGGGCAGAGTTAGGAATCACATACCTTCCTGACGACAAAGGAAGGTTTGAATCCAAAGTCCGTGACTTGACTTCTCCACTTCAGCCAAGTCTATTTCTTCCACTGAATGTTCAAGACAATTCTCAAATAGAAATGGTCTTCTCTGAGATATCTAGCAAATGGGGGAAATTAGATGGATTGGTGCACTGTCTTGCCTTTGCTGGCAAAGAAGAACTAGTAGGTGATTACAGTGCTACTACCTCTGAAGGATTTAAGAGAGCCCTAGAAATAAGTGCCTATTCATTAGCCCCTCTCTGTCATCACGCAAAACCTCTTTTTACTGATGGAGCAAGCATCATTACGCTTACATATTTAGGGGCAGAAAGAGCTATCCCTAATTACAACGTCATGGGGGTAGCAAAGGCTGCTTTGGAAGCCTCGGTCCGTTATCTTTCAGCAGAGCTTGGACCAGAAAAACAAGTTCGAGTCAATGCCATTAGCGCTGGACCAATCAGAACTTTGGCCAGCTCAGCAATTGGTGGAATTCTGGACATGATCCACAACGTTGAGGAGAAAGCCCCATTAAGGAGAACAGTCACCCAAACTGAAGTAGGTAACACAGCTGCTTTCCTACTTAGCAACCTATCCAGTGGTATTTCAGGTCAAACCATTTACGTAGATGCAGGCTACTGCATAAATGGTATGTAA
- the hisB gene encoding imidazoleglycerol-phosphate dehydratase HisB: MNSNSRQGDVHRKTNETDVSVRLNLDGTGKCEVSTGIAFLDHMLHQLSSHGLIDLDVKATGDIHIDDHHTNEDVGIALGQSLSQALSERKGINRFGHFVAPLDEALVQISLDCSGRPHLSYELEIPSERIGTYETELVKEFFIAVVNNSGLTLHIRQLSGVNSHHIVEACFKAFAKALRMAIEKDPRRVDAVPSSKGVLEQAGNQI, encoded by the coding sequence ATGAATTCAAACTCTCGCCAAGGAGATGTCCATCGGAAAACAAATGAAACGGATGTAAGCGTGCGTCTAAATCTTGATGGCACAGGCAAATGCGAAGTTTCAACTGGGATTGCCTTTCTTGATCACATGCTTCATCAACTATCCAGCCATGGTCTAATCGACCTAGATGTAAAAGCTACCGGTGATATCCATATTGATGATCACCATACCAACGAAGATGTTGGCATTGCCCTCGGCCAATCCTTATCTCAAGCGCTAAGTGAGCGCAAAGGGATTAATCGTTTTGGTCATTTTGTCGCTCCACTAGATGAAGCCTTAGTTCAAATCAGTCTCGATTGCTCGGGGAGACCGCACCTCAGCTATGAACTTGAAATTCCATCAGAAAGAATTGGCACCTATGAAACTGAACTAGTTAAAGAATTCTTTATTGCAGTTGTAAATAACAGCGGACTAACCCTTCATATCCGACAACTAAGTGGTGTCAACTCCCATCACATTGTAGAGGCATGTTTTAAAGCTTTTGCCAAAGCTCTTCGCATGGCTATTGAAAAAGACCCTAGAAGAGTGGACGCAGTCCCTAGCAGCAAAGGTGTACTTGAGCAAGCAGGCAATCAAATCTAA
- a CDS encoding carotenoid oxygenase family protein, which yields MTKDFDREDWASAYRNVEEELTDVEVFPTKGIIPKELNGTLYRNGPGRLERNGQWVHHPFDGDGMITALCFKAGKIKLTNRFVRTSAWEEEEQAGKFLYRGVFGTQKPGGALKNAFDLRLKNIANTNVIRLGDELLALWEAAGPYALDPTTLKTLGLSTLNDALKTGEAFSAHPRFDPGHHESPRMVTFGVKTGPSSTIRLMEFASEGPDAGQLLSERHDQFNGFAFLHDFAITPNWAIFLQNAINFNPLPFLLGQKGAAQCLSSGEGKQSKFCLIPRDSGAFAGEPPKIFDAPEGFVFHHLNASEKDGEVIIESIYYNDFPTIKPKENFRKVDFNSIPEGKLTRCNLNLSDGTISSSILSPQCCEFAVVNPFYQGIAAKYAWMAVAEKEIGNAPLQSIKKLNLIDGTSCLWSAAPRGFVSEPLMVPSKHNQKEDNGWILVLVWNGKRQGTDLVILQASDLKEQSVVELPIAIPHGLHGSWSTEQ from the coding sequence ATGACTAAAGACTTTGATAGAGAAGACTGGGCAAGTGCCTATCGGAATGTTGAGGAAGAACTTACCGATGTTGAAGTATTTCCAACTAAAGGAATTATTCCTAAAGAGCTAAACGGGACACTTTATAGAAATGGACCAGGGCGATTAGAGCGGAATGGTCAGTGGGTCCATCACCCCTTTGATGGTGACGGCATGATCACAGCACTATGTTTCAAAGCTGGAAAAATCAAACTCACTAATCGATTTGTTCGCACATCTGCCTGGGAGGAAGAAGAACAAGCTGGCAAATTTCTCTATAGAGGTGTCTTTGGAACTCAAAAACCTGGAGGAGCTTTAAAAAATGCTTTTGATCTTCGACTTAAGAATATTGCCAACACAAACGTAATCCGATTAGGAGATGAACTACTAGCTCTGTGGGAGGCAGCGGGCCCTTATGCCCTTGATCCAACCACCCTTAAAACTCTTGGACTATCTACGCTTAATGACGCTCTAAAAACCGGAGAAGCATTTAGTGCTCACCCTCGCTTTGACCCTGGACACCACGAGAGTCCTCGCATGGTTACCTTCGGTGTAAAAACAGGTCCTAGCAGTACCATTCGGTTAATGGAATTCGCCTCTGAAGGGCCTGATGCAGGGCAGCTATTAAGCGAGCGTCATGACCAATTCAATGGCTTTGCTTTTTTACATGATTTCGCTATTACTCCTAATTGGGCAATTTTTCTACAGAACGCCATCAATTTCAATCCTCTTCCTTTCTTATTAGGTCAAAAGGGTGCGGCCCAATGCTTATCGTCTGGCGAAGGAAAACAGTCAAAATTCTGCCTAATTCCTAGGGACTCTGGAGCCTTCGCAGGAGAGCCTCCTAAGATCTTTGATGCACCTGAAGGCTTCGTATTTCATCATCTAAATGCATCAGAAAAAGATGGGGAAGTAATAATTGAAAGCATTTATTACAACGATTTCCCAACAATCAAACCAAAAGAAAACTTTCGCAAAGTCGACTTCAACTCAATTCCAGAAGGTAAGCTCACAAGATGTAATTTAAATCTATCCGATGGAACAATTTCCTCCTCAATATTAAGCCCGCAATGTTGTGAGTTCGCAGTAGTAAATCCTTTTTACCAAGGGATTGCAGCAAAATATGCCTGGATGGCAGTAGCTGAAAAAGAAATTGGGAATGCCCCACTTCAAAGCATTAAAAAGCTTAACCTAATTGATGGAACAAGTTGTCTATGGAGTGCAGCACCTAGAGGTTTTGTAAGTGAGCCTTTAATGGTTCCATCTAAACATAATCAAAAAGAGGATAATGGGTGGATTCTTGTCTTAGTGTGGAATGGAAAACGACAAGGTACTGATCTTGTGATTCTCCAAGCAAGTGATCTAAAAGAACAAAGTGTGGTCGAATTGCCTATCGCTATTCCTCATGGCTTACATGGAAGCTGGTCGACAGAGCAATAA
- the rdgB gene encoding RdgB/HAM1 family non-canonical purine NTP pyrophosphatase translates to MSLKSCHYQTLVVASSNPGKVEEFVDFLAPLQFQVLAQPEGMQIEEHGITFAENARLKALEVATRTGYMALADDSGLCVDALGGEPGVYSSRYASNDQQRIEKLLTALEGIRERSAHFSSALCLAMPQNEVLLEVEGICRGVITNVPRGDHGFGYDPIFEVLDKGLTFAEMSSEQKRACGHRGKAFSLLEPKLKQLVMAK, encoded by the coding sequence ATGAGTTTAAAATCTTGCCACTATCAAACGCTAGTTGTTGCAAGTAGCAACCCAGGGAAAGTAGAGGAGTTTGTTGATTTTCTTGCTCCATTGCAATTCCAAGTATTAGCTCAACCTGAGGGAATGCAGATTGAAGAACATGGCATAACTTTCGCTGAGAATGCTCGTCTTAAGGCTTTGGAGGTTGCTACTCGCACGGGCTATATGGCGCTTGCTGATGATTCGGGCCTATGTGTTGATGCTTTGGGCGGCGAACCTGGGGTTTACTCTTCTAGATATGCATCTAATGATCAACAGCGAATTGAGAAACTTTTAACTGCTTTAGAAGGTATTAGAGAGAGATCTGCACATTTTAGTTCAGCATTATGTCTTGCGATGCCTCAAAATGAGGTTTTACTTGAAGTAGAAGGCATTTGCAGAGGAGTTATTACTAATGTCCCAAGAGGTGACCACGGATTTGGTTATGACCCAATCTTTGAGGTCCTTGATAAAGGACTTACTTTCGCAGAAATGTCATCAGAGCAAAAACGGGCGTGTGGTCATCGCGGCAAAGCATTTTCTTTATTAGAACCCAAGTTAAAACAATTGGTTATGGCAAAATAA
- a CDS encoding phosphoglucomutase/phosphomannomutase family protein, translated as MLPTSLPLLPTPIRFGTDGWRGILGVDITLERFLVVAAAAAEELAYRAPKYCKSKTIIIGYDRRFLAREFAEVVAAAVSACELDPLLSETVVPTPACSWSVVQRKALGALVVTASHNPPHWLGLKIKGPFGGSVEGDFTKAVELRLSTGVVRHPSVVKIKSFDCRQEHLDGLKKKFDISRLAQGLEAMNLKVIVDPMHGSAAGCISDLFQDKGSDLIEEIRNSRDPLFGGYPPEPLAPYLNDLTKKVEAFKHSGEKVLGLVFDGDGDRIAAVDETGKFCSTQLLMPLLIDHLARVKNLSGSIIKTVSGSDLMRFVGEGLSREVFEMPVGFKYIASTMLSSNVLIGGEESGGIGFGIHLPERDALFAALLVLEAIVEGGQPLGERIQALQREYGGSSEFDRIDLKLENMNKKNKIETFLKENPPSEVAGKKVKEVTRVDGLKLRFGNSYWLMFRFSGTEPLLRIYCEAPTPTEVQEVLVWAKEFVLSL; from the coding sequence ATGCTGCCCACCTCTTTACCACTCCTTCCAACTCCTATTCGTTTTGGGACTGATGGGTGGAGGGGGATCTTAGGGGTTGATATAACGCTTGAAAGGTTTTTGGTTGTAGCTGCTGCCGCTGCAGAGGAGTTGGCATATCGCGCACCTAAATATTGCAAAAGCAAGACAATCATTATTGGCTATGACAGAAGGTTCTTAGCGAGAGAATTTGCTGAGGTTGTTGCTGCTGCAGTAAGCGCATGTGAGTTGGATCCATTACTTAGTGAAACAGTTGTCCCCACCCCAGCATGTAGTTGGTCTGTTGTGCAAAGAAAGGCTTTGGGTGCATTAGTAGTAACTGCTAGTCACAACCCTCCTCATTGGTTGGGACTGAAAATTAAAGGACCATTTGGAGGGTCAGTAGAAGGTGATTTCACTAAAGCGGTTGAACTAAGGCTTTCTACCGGAGTAGTTCGGCATCCGTCTGTGGTGAAGATCAAAAGTTTTGATTGCAGACAAGAACATCTTGATGGGTTGAAAAAGAAATTTGATATTTCTCGATTGGCTCAAGGCTTGGAGGCAATGAATTTAAAAGTAATAGTTGATCCAATGCATGGTTCTGCGGCGGGATGCATTAGTGATCTCTTTCAAGATAAGGGATCGGATTTAATAGAGGAAATAAGGAACAGTCGTGATCCACTTTTTGGTGGGTATCCACCGGAGCCTTTGGCCCCATATCTCAATGACTTGACTAAAAAGGTTGAGGCATTTAAACATTCAGGGGAGAAAGTCTTAGGATTAGTTTTTGATGGTGATGGTGATCGGATTGCGGCTGTTGATGAAACAGGAAAGTTTTGCAGTACGCAATTATTGATGCCTTTGTTGATTGATCATTTAGCTAGGGTAAAAAATCTTTCGGGCTCTATCATTAAAACTGTTAGTGGTTCCGATTTAATGCGCTTTGTTGGCGAGGGGTTATCTAGAGAAGTTTTTGAAATGCCTGTAGGTTTTAAGTACATAGCCTCTACAATGTTGTCGAGTAATGTACTTATTGGTGGGGAAGAATCAGGAGGGATTGGATTTGGTATTCACTTGCCTGAAAGAGATGCTTTGTTCGCAGCACTTTTAGTATTAGAAGCAATTGTGGAAGGTGGGCAGCCCCTTGGCGAAAGGATTCAAGCGCTTCAAAGAGAGTATGGTGGATCCAGTGAATTCGATAGGATTGACTTGAAACTTGAAAATATGAATAAAAAAAATAAAATTGAGACATTTTTGAAGGAAAACCCTCCGTCTGAAGTTGCTGGTAAAAAAGTAAAAGAGGTAACTAGAGTTGATGGACTTAAATTGCGATTTGGGAATAGTTATTGGTTAATGTTTCGATTCTCTGGGACTGAACCCCTGTTGCGCATCTATTGTGAGGCGCCGACTCCTACAGAAGTGCAAGAAGTTTTGGTTTGGGCTAAAGAATTTGTTCTAAGTTTATGA
- a CDS encoding TM0106 family RecB-like putative nuclease has product MDEISLQKNVLTDRLLRSWVKCRRKSWLDINGDKSQKTWVAHRALELDNQQKSLALLFLTEKPERGLEACARGAKNVVGLRLKGETPQGNPLEAHPPVLQRIEGSSKWGKFEYRPVLPRQGRRITREHRLVLAISGFLLGQIQSKDVKEGMAINLNRKELQRNKIILKSSLLNQLFESLEKLSLDINKPTPPPLTTDRRKCTLCSWRSFCNIEAAATGHLSEVSGVGSRRRQMLLELGISNLSELAETDPQELSLKLESFGNQHVKVASELVAQAKAQKAKKIERLSSSSSIPELVKAEGVLVYDIESDPDAREDFLHGFLEVHRNLNGDLDPEGATYHPLLLAKKQGKKIAWEKINSLIMRHPDWPILHYGDTELLAINSIAKHNHASKIELDLLHKRLVDIHKRVRRKWLLPLNSYTLKTVAAWLGFRWSKDGADGARALLWWRQWKNLSLIKREKSYILEWIFEYNKDDCLATWTVAEWLLEMDRHSNQKTIKYDNPKK; this is encoded by the coding sequence ATGGATGAGATATCTCTTCAAAAAAATGTTCTAACTGATCGCCTGCTAAGAAGCTGGGTGAAATGCCGAAGAAAAAGCTGGTTAGACATAAATGGGGACAAGAGTCAAAAGACATGGGTAGCCCATCGAGCGCTTGAACTAGACAACCAACAAAAAAGTCTGGCATTGCTTTTTCTTACAGAGAAACCAGAAAGAGGTCTAGAAGCATGTGCAAGGGGCGCAAAAAATGTAGTAGGGCTTAGGCTCAAAGGAGAAACGCCCCAAGGCAATCCACTCGAGGCACATCCTCCAGTGCTTCAAAGAATTGAAGGGTCTAGTAAATGGGGGAAATTCGAATACAGACCTGTCCTACCTCGTCAAGGTCGTCGAATAACACGAGAGCATCGTCTTGTTTTAGCTATTTCTGGATTTTTACTCGGGCAAATACAGAGCAAAGATGTTAAGGAAGGTATGGCTATTAATTTAAACAGAAAAGAACTACAACGAAACAAAATTATCCTTAAAAGTAGTTTACTTAATCAATTATTTGAGTCGCTAGAAAAACTTTCACTCGATATCAATAAACCAACTCCGCCTCCTCTAACTACTGACAGACGAAAATGCACATTATGTTCATGGCGAAGCTTTTGCAATATCGAGGCTGCGGCAACTGGTCATCTATCTGAAGTCAGTGGAGTTGGTAGTCGGCGCAGACAAATGCTTCTAGAGCTTGGGATCAGTAATCTCTCTGAGTTAGCAGAAACTGACCCTCAGGAGTTATCATTAAAACTGGAAAGTTTTGGTAATCAACACGTAAAAGTTGCGAGTGAACTTGTTGCACAAGCCAAAGCACAAAAAGCTAAGAAGATAGAAAGATTAAGCTCCTCAAGCTCAATCCCTGAGCTGGTAAAAGCAGAAGGTGTATTAGTTTATGACATAGAGTCTGATCCTGATGCTCGGGAAGATTTTCTCCATGGCTTTCTAGAAGTACACCGCAATTTAAACGGAGATTTGGATCCAGAAGGGGCAACCTACCATCCACTACTTTTAGCAAAAAAGCAAGGCAAGAAAATTGCCTGGGAAAAGATTAATTCATTAATTATGCGCCATCCAGATTGGCCAATATTGCACTATGGAGACACAGAGTTGCTTGCCATCAATTCAATAGCAAAGCATAACCATGCATCAAAAATAGAACTTGATTTGCTACACAAACGCCTAGTTGATATACACAAAAGAGTTCGAAGGAAATGGCTCCTCCCACTTAATAGCTATACTCTTAAAACAGTTGCCGCATGGCTAGGGTTTCGCTGGAGTAAAGATGGCGCAGATGGGGCACGTGCGCTTCTATGGTGGCGTCAATGGAAAAACTTGAGCTTAATTAAGCGAGAAAAATCATATATTTTGGAATGGATTTTCGAATACAACAAGGATGATTGCTTAGCCACTTGGACTGTTGCGGAATGGCTATTAGAAATGGATCGTCATAGCAATCAAAAAACTATTAAATATGATAATCCAAAAAAATAG
- a CDS encoding tRNA-modifying protein YgfZ, whose product MNHSENSLIWDISRPLLRLEGAGIRQFLHGQTTANFFLDRDKTFYRSCWLTPTGFVRALLEIRLTEKAADILILEGDIDELKKYFEEIIFPADQVSIESVVTIRRLQVMRTLWVDSSSDLIWLYPEDDLPDDLSKFQFASPYQFELWRLKAGFPSCLGEINGKTNPFELGLTDWVSLDKGCYLGQETLAKLTVNNGVKQQLRFWRSSKQIEIGDYFLAADSSMKKPERIGLVTSKMKELNSEYSVGLALIRRKWFDANSFPSNQPSEIVNLSIPLCSIFLDYHI is encoded by the coding sequence ATGAATCATTCTGAGAATAGTCTTATTTGGGATATCTCTAGACCTCTATTGAGGTTAGAGGGGGCTGGAATTAGACAGTTTTTGCATGGTCAGACAACTGCGAACTTTTTTTTGGATAGAGACAAAACATTTTATAGAAGTTGTTGGCTTACCCCTACTGGCTTTGTAAGAGCCTTGCTAGAGATCCGGTTGACTGAGAAGGCCGCTGATATTCTTATTTTAGAGGGAGATATTGATGAATTAAAAAAGTATTTTGAAGAGATTATATTCCCAGCCGATCAGGTCAGTATTGAATCGGTTGTAACAATTAGGAGACTACAGGTAATGAGAACTTTATGGGTAGATTCATCTTCAGACTTGATTTGGCTCTACCCTGAGGATGATTTACCAGATGATTTGTCAAAGTTTCAGTTTGCAAGCCCTTATCAGTTTGAATTATGGAGACTTAAAGCTGGCTTCCCTTCTTGCCTTGGAGAGATTAACGGTAAAACTAATCCTTTTGAGTTAGGCCTAACTGATTGGGTAAGTCTGGATAAAGGCTGTTATCTCGGTCAGGAAACATTGGCTAAATTGACAGTAAATAATGGTGTTAAACAACAGCTACGCTTTTGGAGATCTTCAAAGCAAATAGAGATTGGGGATTATTTCTTGGCTGCTGATAGCTCCATGAAAAAACCTGAGAGAATAGGCCTAGTCACTTCTAAAATGAAGGAATTAAACTCTGAATATAGTGTTGGGTTGGCTTTGATTAGAAGAAAATGGTTTGATGCTAACTCATTCCCTTCTAATCAACCTTCAGAAATTGTGAATTTAAGTATTCCACTTTGCTCTATTTTTTTGGATTATCATATTTAA
- the pyrE gene encoding orotate phosphoribosyltransferase, translated as MSSFTPTPQNYLDELLTLLARNAYKHGDFTLASGRKSNHYVNCKPVSLSGKGLMLVSQAMLSHVEDDAVAVAGLTLGADPLVSGVAMTAYQKDRSLDALIVRKEAKGHGTSAWLEGPLPPIGSKITVLEDVVTSGGSSLKAVKQLRNLGYEISRVVAIVDRQEGGFEAMIASELQLESLFLLSDVVSRFREISI; from the coding sequence ATGAGCTCTTTCACACCAACTCCGCAGAACTATTTAGATGAGCTTCTTACTCTTCTCGCAAGAAATGCCTATAAACATGGTGACTTCACCTTGGCTTCAGGCCGAAAGAGCAATCATTACGTTAATTGCAAGCCTGTAAGCCTTAGTGGCAAGGGCTTGATGCTTGTCAGTCAAGCGATGTTGTCTCACGTAGAAGATGATGCAGTTGCGGTGGCAGGCCTAACTCTTGGAGCAGACCCCTTGGTAAGTGGTGTGGCTATGACTGCTTATCAGAAAGACCGTTCACTTGATGCTTTGATTGTTAGAAAAGAGGCCAAAGGTCATGGCACATCAGCTTGGCTTGAAGGGCCCTTGCCACCGATAGGTTCAAAAATCACGGTTTTGGAGGATGTTGTGACAAGTGGAGGCTCTTCCTTAAAAGCAGTAAAACAACTCAGGAACCTTGGTTATGAAATTTCTAGAGTTGTCGCGATCGTAGATCGTCAAGAAGGTGGGTTTGAAGCAATGATTGCATCCGAGCTTCAACTTGAAAGTTTATTTCTTTTGTCAGATGTTGTGTCTCGTTTTAGAGAGATTTCGATATGA
- a CDS encoding hemolysin family protein, translating into MQLLVLAALIALPAFFAAGEVALLRLRPSRVQRLVEEGKPGAVAIHRLQRRLRKALMVSQLGVSLALIALGWTGRRLSKDLWQANQISSQFWDICLFITLVLLATFLSGLLPKALVLNRPETSALRLAPLIEAVMRSLAPLLGFLESVTSLFLRLLGLTTKWDSLVPALSAEELETLIETGGVTGLKPDERNILEGVFALRDTQVREVMVPRSGMVTLPLEVTFSELMKAVHKTRHARFLVIGSSLDDVRGVIDLRELAEPISRGAMQADTPLAPYLLAARRVLETSTLAELLPIIKSGQPLLLVVDEHGGTEGLVTAADLTGQIVGDEIQAEKKEPELQQIDGKPEEWLAAGELEIIELNRQLNLELPEAENHHTLAGFLLENFQHIPSVGEQLKYQSLLFEVAEMKGPRISQVRLIAPNYNTEDDSSTIINSEQA; encoded by the coding sequence ATGCAACTCCTGGTTCTCGCAGCTCTCATCGCACTACCAGCCTTCTTTGCTGCTGGAGAGGTTGCCTTACTCAGATTGCGACCTAGTCGGGTTCAAAGACTGGTTGAGGAAGGTAAGCCCGGTGCAGTAGCCATTCATCGTCTTCAAAGGCGCCTAAGGAAAGCTCTAATGGTTTCCCAACTAGGCGTAAGCCTTGCATTAATTGCTTTGGGCTGGACTGGGCGGAGACTCTCCAAAGACCTTTGGCAAGCGAACCAAATATCAAGTCAATTTTGGGACATTTGCCTCTTTATCACTCTTGTTCTGCTCGCGACGTTTCTTTCGGGGCTCCTCCCAAAAGCTTTGGTTTTAAACCGGCCAGAAACATCCGCATTAAGACTTGCCCCCTTAATTGAAGCCGTAATGAGATCTCTAGCGCCTCTACTTGGGTTTCTAGAATCTGTTACATCCCTTTTTCTACGCCTTCTTGGCCTAACCACAAAATGGGATTCACTAGTACCAGCCTTATCAGCAGAAGAACTAGAGACACTTATTGAGACTGGTGGGGTAACAGGCTTAAAACCAGATGAACGCAACATTTTGGAAGGAGTTTTTGCACTAAGAGATACCCAAGTAAGGGAAGTAATGGTCCCCAGATCAGGCATGGTGACCCTCCCCTTAGAAGTTACCTTTTCTGAATTGATGAAAGCCGTTCACAAAACTCGCCATGCTCGCTTTCTAGTAATCGGCAGCTCCCTTGATGATGTGAGGGGAGTCATTGATTTACGAGAGCTTGCTGAACCCATCTCTAGAGGTGCTATGCAAGCAGATACGCCTCTCGCTCCATATCTCCTAGCCGCCCGAAGAGTCCTTGAGACAAGCACTCTTGCAGAGCTCTTACCAATAATTAAAAGCGGCCAACCCTTACTTTTAGTAGTTGATGAACATGGCGGAACCGAAGGGCTTGTAACTGCTGCAGACTTAACTGGGCAAATTGTTGGTGATGAAATACAAGCCGAAAAGAAAGAACCCGAACTGCAACAAATCGACGGGAAACCCGAGGAATGGCTTGCAGCTGGAGAACTTGAAATAATTGAACTAAACCGACAGCTAAACTTAGAGTTACCTGAGGCCGAAAATCATCACACTCTTGCTGGCTTCCTGCTAGAGAATTTTCAACACATACCTTCGGTAGGAGAACAACTGAAATACCAAAGTCTCTTATTTGAAGTGGCCGAAATGAAAGGGCCCAGAATTAGCCAAGTAAGACTAATAGCGCCTAATTACAATACTGAAGACGACTCATCAACGATAATCAACTCCGAACAAGCATGA
- a CDS encoding Gfo/Idh/MocA family oxidoreductase yields the protein MTDPMVPVKVGVIGIGNMGWHHARVLSLLKDAELVGVADPDQERGSLATEQFGCQWFNDYHNLLKEVEAVCIAVPTLLHHQVGLACLQSGLHVLIEKPIAASQDEASALISAANKAGRLLQVGHIERFNPAFRELIKVVANEEVVVLEARRHSPHAERANDVSVVLDLMIHDIDLVLELANAPVVRLAAAGGRSSAGPIDYVNATLGFSNGVVASLTASKMSHRKIRSLSAHCRGSLVETDFLNHNLHIHRRAHEWYSADHGELLYRNDGFIEEVSTTSIEPLYAELEHFLQCVRGREKPAVDGQQASRALRLADLIEHAVEKPGQGIELNESI from the coding sequence ATGACCGACCCAATGGTTCCGGTGAAGGTCGGGGTAATTGGCATAGGCAATATGGGCTGGCATCACGCTCGAGTCCTTAGCTTGCTTAAAGATGCAGAATTAGTTGGCGTTGCAGATCCAGACCAAGAACGTGGATCACTAGCCACTGAACAATTTGGATGCCAGTGGTTCAACGACTATCACAATTTGCTGAAAGAAGTCGAAGCAGTATGTATTGCAGTCCCAACACTTCTTCACCATCAAGTCGGGTTGGCCTGCCTTCAGTCAGGCCTTCACGTATTAATTGAAAAACCCATTGCAGCTAGTCAAGATGAAGCATCCGCGCTCATCTCAGCAGCCAATAAAGCAGGCAGACTTCTACAAGTAGGGCATATAGAACGATTTAACCCTGCATTTCGTGAACTCATCAAAGTCGTGGCCAATGAAGAAGTGGTGGTATTAGAAGCACGTCGACATAGCCCTCATGCGGAACGAGCAAATGATGTTTCAGTAGTTCTTGATCTAATGATTCACGATATCGACCTAGTTCTGGAACTTGCAAATGCACCAGTTGTTCGTCTAGCAGCAGCTGGAGGGCGCAGCTCCGCAGGCCCCATTGACTATGTCAATGCAACCCTTGGTTTCAGCAATGGAGTGGTTGCCAGTCTGACTGCCAGCAAAATGAGTCATAGAAAAATAAGAAGCCTAAGTGCACATTGCCGGGGAAGTCTTGTAGAAACAGACTTTTTAAATCACAACCTTCATATTCACCGGAGAGCCCACGAATGGTATTCAGCTGATCATGGGGAATTGCTTTATCGCAATGATGGTTTTATTGAGGAAGTAAGTACCACTTCAATTGAGCCTCTATATGCAGAACTAGAGCATTTCCTTCAATGTGTTCGTGGTAGAGAAAAGCCAGCTGTAGATGGACAGCAGGCTTCCAGAGCTCTAAGACTCGCTGATCTAATAGAACATGCCGTAGAAAAGCCTGGACAAGGAATTGAATTAAACGAATCAATTTGA
- a CDS encoding photosystem II reaction center protein K, with product MAALTLDLLAQLPEAYQAFAPTVDVLPLIPLFFFLLVFVWQAAVGFR from the coding sequence ATGGCAGCATTGACACTTGACTTGTTGGCTCAACTTCCAGAGGCATACCAGGCCTTTGCTCCCACCGTGGATGTGTTGCCCCTCATCCCACTGTTCTTTTTCCTACTTGTGTTTGTGTGGCAAGCAGCAGTTGGCTTTAGATAA